One genomic region from Pseudomonadota bacterium encodes:
- a CDS encoding Ni/Fe hydrogenase subunit alpha, translated as MGNKITVNPITRLEGHGKIDIFLNENGDVEDAYLQVTELRGFERFCIGRPAEEMPRIVPNICGVCPTPHNMASTKALDSIYGVTPTPAAKLVRTLQYNANFIEDHYIHFFFLAAPDFVVGPEANPVERNILGVINKVGLDIGKRVIDIRRRTRDIIKLIASKPSHPEGGLPGGVPRGIKQEERKTIIETADLCVEFAQFALQLFKDVVLKNKDYLDLILSDVYNLKTYYMALVDENKKVNFYEGKLRVIDPNGKEVSFFHPNDYTEYIGEWVEPWTYVRLTYLRKIGWKGLIEGDDTSLYRVGPLARFNVSEGMATPLAQKEYEQMVSTLGKPAHHTLAYHWARLIEALQAAEDLQRISIDPLLTSTDIRNMNFQFTGKGIGCVEACRGTLIHHYETDNEGLITKVNMIVATQQNAAPIGLSVKKAAQRFIKGGEVREGLLNMAEMAFRAYDPCLGCATHTIHGKMPLVIDVHDHTGNVIKTVSRGA; from the coding sequence ATGGGCAATAAAATAACTGTTAATCCGATTACAAGATTGGAAGGCCATGGGAAGATAGACATTTTTCTCAACGAAAACGGGGATGTTGAAGATGCATATTTGCAGGTAACAGAATTGAGGGGATTTGAAAGGTTTTGCATAGGTAGACCAGCAGAAGAAATGCCGAGAATAGTACCAAACATATGCGGTGTCTGCCCTACCCCCCATAACATGGCCTCTACGAAAGCGCTCGATTCCATATACGGCGTTACTCCAACCCCTGCGGCAAAACTGGTAAGAACACTCCAGTACAATGCAAATTTCATTGAAGACCACTATATCCATTTTTTCTTCCTCGCTGCCCCTGATTTCGTAGTTGGACCCGAGGCTAATCCAGTAGAAAGGAACATCCTGGGGGTAATCAATAAGGTTGGCCTCGACATCGGTAAAAGGGTCATCGACATAAGAAGAAGAACGAGGGACATAATAAAGCTAATTGCCAGTAAGCCATCGCATCCAGAAGGAGGGCTACCGGGCGGCGTACCAAGGGGGATAAAACAGGAGGAGCGAAAAACAATAATCGAGACAGCAGATTTATGTGTTGAATTCGCTCAATTTGCATTACAACTTTTTAAAGATGTTGTCCTGAAAAATAAGGACTACCTCGATTTAATTTTAAGCGATGTCTATAACCTGAAAACTTACTATATGGCACTGGTGGATGAAAATAAAAAGGTCAATTTTTACGAAGGCAAGTTAAGGGTGATTGACCCTAATGGTAAGGAGGTCTCATTTTTCCACCCGAATGACTACACTGAATATATTGGAGAGTGGGTAGAGCCATGGACATATGTTAGATTAACATATTTAAGGAAGATTGGATGGAAAGGATTGATTGAAGGCGACGATACGTCACTCTACCGTGTAGGCCCGCTTGCAAGATTCAATGTTTCTGAAGGTATGGCAACACCACTTGCCCAAAAAGAATACGAACAAATGGTAAGTACCCTCGGAAAACCAGCTCATCACACACTCGCCTACCACTGGGCACGGTTAATCGAGGCACTGCAGGCTGCCGAGGACCTTCAAAGGATATCCATCGATCCATTGCTTACCAGTACGGATATCAGAAACATGAACTTTCAATTTACCGGAAAAGGTATTGGCTGTGTTGAGGCGTGCCGCGGGACACTGATCCATCATTATGAAACTGATAATGAGGGACTGATTACAAAGGTAAATATGATTGTAGCAACACAGCAAAATGCTGCCCCCATAGGGTTATCTGTAAAAAAGGCAGCACAGAGATTCATCAAGGGAGGAGAGGTAAGGGAAGGTTTGCTGAATATGGCTGAGATGGCATTTCGTGCATACGACCCGTGTCTCGGATGTGCCACACATACGATACATGGGAAGATGCCATTGGTTATTGATGTCCACGATCACACGGGGAACGTGATTAAGACCGTAAGCAGAGGAGCGTAA